From the genome of Vigna radiata var. radiata cultivar VC1973A unplaced genomic scaffold, Vradiata_ver6 scaffold_100, whole genome shotgun sequence:
CTTATGGATACGTCGCATCTGAACGCTTTGATTCTCTTTTGATCATCACCTGGTCAGAAAAGAAGAAGCTTTGTGATCTGTTTTTCTGAACTTGATCTGAATTTGTGGCTTACAACCCCTTTCCCCTGTGTGTTCACATGATCATGGAATGTGCATATGCATATAGTCCTTGCGAATTTTGAGGTAAGTGTTAAAAAGTTTGTtgatcttgttttgttttgcttggtGGGTACAATAATATTTGGATTAGATTCGTTCGTTATTCATGATGTCGTATCAATCAATGGAGGAGAGGAAGTTTGTGTGCAAGTATTGCAGCAAGAGGTTCCCGTGTGGGAAGTCTCTCGGTGGCCACATCAGAACTCACATGATGAGTGAGAATTCAGCTTTAGGTAATGCAGAGAGGAGCAATGCTACTAATGGTATGTTCAAGTTGAATGGGCGgggaaagaggaagagagattTGGGGTCTGAAGAAAacggtggtggcggtggtgggcCTACTTATGGTCTTAGAGAGAATCCCAAGAAGACCACGAGGTTTGTGCATTCCAATTCCAGCTTGCAGCTTGAAAAGTTCTGCAAAGAATGTGGGAAGGGATTTCTGTCATTGAAGGCTCTTTGTGGCCACATGGCTTGCCACTCTGAAAAGGACAAGGGAGCCAACAGGTTTGAGAGCAGTTCTAGTGGGTTTGCTGAGAAGCAGAAATTGGCTATGGACAGTCAATCTGACACTGAAACTTCTACGCCAAGGAGGTCCAAGAGAATGAGGTTTAAGACTCTTAGCAATAGCAACAACCAAGCTCAATCTTCTGTTTCGGAGGTTGAGCAGGGTCAGGAAGAGGTGGCTAGGTGTTTGATGATGTTGTCCAAGGATTCTAGCTATAAGGGTCGTTTTTCTTTGTTCACAGAGTCTTCTGATAACAACTCGGTTGTTCTAGAGGTTAAGTCACCTTCTCCGGACACCAAGGTTACTATGATGAATAGTGATGATAAGAACTTTATGTCTGGTGCTTATGTGGAGAAGAAGTTGGAGCAGTCCAAGAAGTTTAAGTATGCTGAAGTAGGCTATGATTCTGATAATTCAGATTCTGGGTATTTTAGATATGGTCCTAAGGAGGTTGACTCCACTGATTCAAATAATGGGAATTTCAAGAATGAGGTTCAGTCTTCGAAAGTGGGGTGCTTTTCTGGGTTTGAGGATTATGATGTTGAGTCGAGGAAACTGCCAAGCAGGAGCATTgaatttaagaaatttgtttTGGAGAATTGGGAGAATGATAGACAAGATGCTGGGGCTGCAAAGAAATTTGATtcaaagaaaagtaagaaaccCAACTATGATTCTCTTGGCCAGAATTTAGTAAGGATTTCTAGCAGGAAGATGGGGAATGGTTCTGCCATTGATAAGGTGAACAAGTACGAGTACTTAACCAGTGAAAGAGACAATGGTTATGATGATTCTGCTTATGAGAGTGATGAAAACAGCACAGACAGTGATTCTTATCCAGCTCCGAAGGCTTACAGCAACAGAAACCTCAGTGGCcaaaaggggaagaagaaattgaagtCAAAGAAAAGCAAGGCACATGAGTGCCCAATCTGCAACAAAATTTTCAGGTCAGGCCAAGCCTTGGGGGGTCATAAGAGATCCCATTTTATTGGAGGTTCTGAAGAGAACACCCTAGTGATAAGGCCAAGAGCTGCTGTTGTTCCTTGCCTcattgatctcaacttaccagCACCAGTTGATGAATAGGGAGAAACGTGCCATGTCATTCTGGGTTTTGCACTATTTTGAAGCATCTGCTGTTGAGGTAGCTGAATGTTTGGAATTCTAAAAGCATTATGTCTTTATCCCCATATGATGAAAGCAATGACAATGTACAAACAAGTGGGTAGCTGATTTTTGTTCCTAAAGCCTTAGATCCATTGTTTTGGTTTAGGGTAGtctttcttttcatgtttataGAGCATGAGAGCTTACTAGTTTCTCaattgatatttcttttttatttcctttgtcAAGTACAACTTTATACTCTTGGAACCATGTTTTTTTCATGCAAATCTTAACTTCACCCTTGGATGCCTCAATgaacttttatcttttagtgTTGTGGTCTTCCAATTTTTCATCTTATAGAAGTAAAGTAATGTAGCAGTTCATTTTGAACTGTATATTTGCAACCAACACCTTTAATGCTATGAAAGTGGTTGAAAACTAAAAGTTGTCCTTGGAGGTGGTGGGGGTTGCATTCCCAAGGTTGGTAAATGGTAATTGCAATGGTTTTCTTaaagtgaaatagaaaaaatatctttaaaacttGGCTAAGATACATTAATGTCTCATGCCCAAGTGGTTCCTTTAACATAGATCTTAGCACTGTCAAATGGTTAAACTTGAGATATGTGCAACATTTTCCTCACcaaatttttttgttcaatttgtc
Proteins encoded in this window:
- the LOC106755294 gene encoding dentin sialophosphoprotein, encoding MMSYQSMEERKFVCKYCSKRFPCGKSLGGHIRTHMMSENSALGNAERSNATNGMFKLNGRGKRKRDLGSEENGGGGGGPTYGLRENPKKTTRFVHSNSSLQLEKFCKECGKGFLSLKALCGHMACHSEKDKGANRFESSSSGFAEKQKLAMDSQSDTETSTPRRSKRMRFKTLSNSNNQAQSSVSEVEQGQEEVARCLMMLSKDSSYKGRFSLFTESSDNNSVVLEVKSPSPDTKVTMMNSDDKNFMSGAYVEKKLEQSKKFKYAEVGYDSDNSDSGYFRYGPKEVDSTDSNNGNFKNEVQSSKVGCFSGFEDYDVESRKLPSRSIEFKKFVLENWENDRQDAGAAKKFDSKKSKKPNYDSLGQNLVRISSRKMGNGSAIDKVNKYEYLTSERDNGYDDSAYESDENSTDSDSYPAPKAYSNRNLSGQKGKKKLKSKKSKAHECPICNKIFRSGQALGGHKRSHFIGGSEENTLVIRPRAAVVPCLIDLNLPAPVDE